GGAGGATTTTCCCACATGCTTATTGGACACCTATGTGTtgtctttgagaaatgtctgttcaagtcttttgcccattttgaatCATGTAGGTATCTGTTGTTGGGCTTTAGGAGTTCTCTCTATATTGTGGTATGAGTCCGTTACCAAATACACAGTTGGcagatatttttcccattttctaggTTATCTTTTTCGTCTGTGGATTGTGTCTCCTTAGGCACAGAATCTGTAGGCACCACCCCTGTTTTGAACCGGTCAAAAGTTGGGAGACATGGTTAAGTCGGTTGAGTCACTTTCCTCTGAGTGTAGTTCTCTGAGAGCTGCCTTCAGGAAGATCACCCATGTTCAACACATATGGAGTTAATGTGTGTGTCCTGGTTTGCCCAAGACACTCTTGGATTGCACCCATATTCCTTCCGGTTTAACATTTATCACAGACTGAAGTCTATTTGGCCAGTGAATGTGTGACCACCACCTCCATGTGGAGGCCTGAAGTATGTTGCACTCTTCCATGTGTATGGCCGCGGTGTCCACGGCCAGAGAGGTTTTCACAGCCAGCACTCATCTGGCTGCTCTGGGTACCAAAAACGGAGCTGCTCGGGCTCCTCAGGTGCTCCTGTGGTTAATTGCTCTTCACCTTGGCTGCCAGCAGGGACTCTGGGCCCTCTTGATGGGCCTGGGATTCTCAAGGGCAGCCCGCAGTCCACTCTTGCTGGCGCCCAGTGTGTGCTGAGTGTAAAGCCCTGCCTTCAGCAGCTCCGGGTTTTCGTCTTCTCCTCAACTCCTTGTGTCAGGAGTCTCCTCAGAGAAATTCCTGCCCAGGGAACAGCCTTCGTGTTCCAAGattctgtttttgtatttcttcaaatTGGACTTTTAgggggtttggttttgttttgggagCAGGGAGGTAACTGTGCAGTTTATGCTCCTGGATGAGAATCATCTTGTACTGTCGGAGAGCTGCCCCTAAGAAAGGGTCCCACCGCCCTCTTCCTCCTACCAGCCTCTTCAGTGTCGCTGCTGCCACTGTTCCTGCCATTTGTATGTTCACACCTCTGCATCATCTTTCCCCCTCAGTCCTATAGCAGGCCAGCACCCCCATCAAAGGTGGCTGAAGAGAAGGTCCAGGGATCAAATGCCTGTTTATCCATGTGGTGTTTCCTTGCCAGACCAGAAGCTTACTGAGGGCAGGAATGctattttattcatcttaatGTCCCCCAGAACTCAGTTCAGTTGCAAAACTCTGGAACTGAACCAACAAGAACTCTGTTGGTTTTCTGGTTTGGGGGTTTGGTTTTTTAGGGGTCATGTGAAAACCAAGAGGCAGTGTGTTTCCACTGTGGTTTGTTTTCATTCCAGGGTCTAACATACAGTCCGGTTTTCAGTGTTTACAGGTGGCTTTATCAGTGAACTTGGTAAGCTCCTATGCACGCACACCTCTTCCATGTTACTATTTCCAACACAATGCCATTACAGGGGCCAGTGTCGTTCAGGGACGTGGCTGTGGACTTCACTCAGGAGGAGTGGCAGCAGCTGGAGCCCGATGAGAAGACCACCTACAGggatgtgatgctggagaactaCAGCCATCTCGTCTCCGTGGGTGAGAAGAGCTTGCTGTCTGGGTTGCTGCCCCGGGGGTGGGGTATGAGGGGCAACTGCCAATTTAATGATTTTTCCCTCAGGTTTGAAGAAATAAGTGATAGGACCTTTTCACTCCTTTTGGGCACCAGATAGGGTATTTGTATGTTTGCCTCCATTGAAGCATTCTGACTTTGCAAAGGTGCGAAACCGGCCAATTTTATCCTGTAGCCTCTAGGCCTCTGGGACAGGATCTCAGACTCAGAGTTCAGAGAGCCCAGCAGCCCATCTGagtctgcctctgtttctcacaGGGTATGACAGCACCAAACCGAAAGTGATCCTCAAATTGGAACAGGGAGAAGAGCCGTGGGTAGCTGAAGGTGAACTGCCATGTCAGAGTCATCTGGGTAAGTTAGCATGGTATTGTTGTGAACATGGTCACCCCGAGCCTCTGCCTCTCGTGCTTCAGCGACACATCCCAGGGCACAGGCAGCACGTTGCTCCCTCCAGTGCAGCAGGCAGGCTGTTCTCCTGATTTTACATTTGATGTACACCTGAAGGCATTTTCCGTGCCAGCTAATGCCAAGGATCCAGTCACTTTCTCCTGCATCCTTAGTAACTCACCTACTCGTGAGAACACAGAATTCTGTTGTTTGCAGGCATTCAGAAGTCTAAGGGAAAAATGAACTTGAGGCtttctcatttgttctttctgtcttccattttatttcttctttgctgtgAAGTGCCTCAGGCTGGTTTTCTGCCTGTTTTCACTCCCTTCTCTGTACCAGGTACCACTCAGATACCAAAACCTGTCCCCTCCTTGAGCTGGTGAGGGCGGAGGGCGGCCACTGCCCTGCCATGGGTGCatctgtgtgcccttgggcagtGATGAGTACAGGCCTCTCTAAGTCAGTCCTCCCGTGGTGATGATGTTGAAAACTGGCCCCCCGTGCTTCGGAGCCCAAATATAACTTGAAGACAGTTGGGGATAAAGAGGAATAAGAGCTTTGTTGctgggacggctgggtggctcagcggttgagcgtctgtctttggcttagggtgtAATCCCggttcctggatcaagtcccacatcgggctccctgtgaggagactgcttctccctctgcctatgtctccacttctctctctctctgtctctcatgaaaaaataaataaaatcttttaaaaaataataataaagagctTGTTGCTTTGTCAGGCAGAGGAGGCTACAGCGGGATGTGGCCTTCACAAATTGCGAGGaaggggtttggggtggggggttatAGGGAAATAGAGGATCTAGCCGGTTTCACAGGAATTGTCTATATGCTGCCAGCCTTGGCAGTTGTTTTCAGGGTGGAGCCAGGTCCTGAGACCACAAGCTAAGAAGGATGGTGAGGAAGGTTTGCAGGAGTGAGAGAAAAGCGTACTTTAAAATCcagctttgggatgcctgggtggctcggcattTGAGCCCCTTCCTTttgcccagtgcatgatcctggagtcctgggatcaagttccacatcaggctccctgcatggactctgcttctccctctgcctgtgtctctgcctctctctctctctgtcgctcatgaataaataaataaataaaatcttttacaaaattaaaaaataaaatccagcttTGCTGCAGCATCGGTGCAACCATCTTGATTTTTGTTCAGCTTTGTGCTTTAAGCGGTTTCGGTGTGCCAGAGCGGCAATGAGTGAggccttcctcttttcctcctgcATTCCTTTGTGTTCCCACGCCTGCAGCCACCAGGGATATTCAGGGAGTGTTCACTCATAAGTGAGGTTAGCCCCCAGGACCCTCTTGGccattcttttttgaaaagttctGAGCGTATTGATAAATCCTCACGATCCCTTCAGATAAAGTCACTGCAGAGTCATTACTTCTGTCTTCCAGTCTCAGGCTCACCATTTGCCAGTAGTCCCCCTGACTTTTCTTCGTCCTGCTCTTGCATTCCTCTCAGTGTTTCCTGaaggtctttttcttctttcttcttgtatAAGCCATGTCTTGTGAGTCTGTATTTGGTTCCCTTTTTTTGGTATAATCCAAGGAATCCTAGATCATGCCAAAGCCTGTTGTCTTGCCACCACCAGAATTTCCTATTCCAAATAAAAAGCTGACGCGTGCTGTGGTCTTGTACGTTGTGGCTAGTTGTTCCCAAATTCCTGTGGCCTTCCTGGGACGAAGAACATCAGTGATTATTTGTGTCTCCTGAAGTTGTCTCTTGGTTGTGAACTTCCTGGATGGCATAGTTCGTGGGTCATTAATGATGACCTCTGAGCTTCAAACAACTAATAGAGAAAAGGAGCCTGTTTTCCATTCTTTAGTTTTCTTCAGGTCCCTTAAAATGGTTGCTGTTTCTTatcttttgtgaaatgctttaaaaagttcctgcatattcttaatttcttctgaCATCAGCGTAAAGGATATTTTCTCATACCTGGATTACAGTGAATCCTAGTTGGAAATTGCAAAGGCTGTTCATCTGAAATATCCACTTGATTTAACACTGGGCTGACAGGATGAGCCTGTCTTTCTTCTGTGTGTTCTGAAATAGAATTTATATTCTCTTCTCAGGTCCCACCCAATATGATGCGATGTTGCCCATCAAAATTCATGTCCTGTTTCCCCAGACTCTTGTTAAATCCCATTTTGTCTAGATTTCAAGACTATCATAGTCCGTCCACATGTACTTTTCTTACCCAaattgatttctttccttctttttttgtagttATAAAGAGATAACAATAtatacttgaaattaatataacactgtatgttaattatatttgaatttgaaaaataaatttaaaaaatttaaaaacctaccCCAAAAGAAATATCAAGGCTCAGAAAAACACAGATGtgtaacaaaatttaccattttaacatttttaagcatacagttcaaagataattaattatattcacattattgtgcaataGAACTTCTAGAACTTTACCCTTAAAAGttcacctctaaaaaaaaaaaagttcacctcTTATTTAAGCTTTCCTTAATTACTCATTCACCAcatttgtctcttccttctcttgatCCCCATTCCACAGTTACCACAAAAGTTAGACATGATTGTGATGATTGTGTATTTGTTACTTGAGCCTTTCTCTACGTGAATTAAAGTCTCCAAAAGAGTAAGGATCTTTTCACTCTGCTTTGATATGTGACATATTGAAGGCATTCTGTAGATTTTTCACAGACTGAAAACCTAGGGATGAAAGCCCTTTATTACTGATTGGTTGAGACATAATTTATCCTCAACTGGGGATTTGATAAAATGGGGatggtggggatgcctgggtggctcagcagttgagtgtctgccttcagctcagggcgtgatccagacTATCCAGGGTCTGAGGATCTGGGGATCGAAtcatgcattgggctccctgcagggagcctgcttctccctctgcctatgtctctgcctctctctctgtccctcatgaataaataaataaaatcttaaaaaaaaaaaaaaaaaaaacagggttaaGGTGGTACCTGAAAGCACCCCATTTGATCAGTTAGGAAGTACTTTAGCTTCTAATCACAGAGTCCAGGAAAACTAGGAAATGTAGCCATACCCTCCTCAGATACCGGGTTTAGTTAGGAAAGGGGAACATGGCTGTCTGGATTGTTCAGATGGAGCTTTCATATAGAGTACTTATTTTCAAGTATGTGTTACAGGCAATTTTGTAATCATGCTGTGTTAAAAATTAATGGAAGTTAAATGGGTAAGAAgtgatttgataaatattttaaagcttccCCTGAACTATAAACAGATGTTAAGTATAGCCACTGCTGGAAACCATATTGGTGAATAAGAGCATGAGTACAGGCTGGTGGTTGGAAATAAATGGGCATAGCCTGGTTTCCTGGAGCAGAAGGTATTTTGGAAGATTGGTGAAATGATGGTTTGATTATATTTGTGAGTCCAGGTAATGAAAAATCTTACTGGTAAATGATAACTtctggtttttgttgttcttgttgttgtttttgtttttgttttttgttttcctgttggtATTTGGAACTTTGGGGCCCAGGAGTAGTGTAAATTTCTGAGCACAGAACAGTTGGTATTGCACTGATTGTGGATGAAGACAGCTAACAGTAGCTCTGAGGCTCCAACAATTTGTGAGAGACATAGAAATAAAAGTTAATCCTGTAGGGGCAGCTTTAGAAATCTGTGATTTAAGGTTTTACACTAAACAAAATCTGCACCTATGGGAAATCTTGCTGGTTTTCAGGACTCAGTGTTATTCAGTGATGTGACTGATATGAAATTTAAGTCAGCAAATTGAAAGAAAATCgatggtgtttgttttgtttttagatatttctttttttttaaatttttttaaaatttttatttatttatgatagtcacagagagagagagagagagagagaggcagagacacaggcagaggaagaagcaggctccatgcaccgggagcccaatgtgggattcgatctcccaggtctccaggatcgcgccctgggccaaaggcaggggccaaaccgctgcgccacccagggatccctggtgtttGTTTTGTATCATATACTGTTCTGAGAGATTTACATGCACTCAGTTGGTCCTTTCCCAGTGCTGTATTTTGGGCACATTTCAGCTGTGTGAAGCTGCAGCacagttaaataacttgctcaagaccCAGCCAGTAGTACATTGGAGGTGGATCTGAATCGAGGTAGCTTCATCTCTGTTCTTTTAGCCACCTACTCTGTTGTGCAAACAGGTGCAGTTAGGGTTGAGTCAGCCATGGGAACACTTCTGACAGCTGATGTTAGTGGCTTGGTCTCTTGTCATCTGGTCCCATCTtacatttcctttggatatttatATGCCTAGATATCTGCTTCCAGGTAAATGTGAACAAGGACTGGGGAGTTGGAGCCCTGGTTGTAGGATTATCTCTAAAGATGAGGAGATATgaatttgtaaaatgtttatttggatTTATGTGCAGAATAGAAAGACAGATTTTGAAGGGTGTGGGCCAGTGAGGATGTCATCATAGTAATCTTAGTATGAAGTAGTACTTTACAGTTTAATATAATTGCTATCTCTTACTGCCAGTGTAATCCATACTTGGATGTTTTCTTTGAACATTCATGCATCAATTGCTCTTGTTCTCTTGCTGAACTGACGTAGTCAAGAGACCTCCCATTTCTGCCTTAATCTGTGCTCTTACAGTGATGTTGCCCTCTGCTCACCAGTTCTTGGGTTTATTTCACCTTTTCTACCAGTTTTGAACATGTTTGTGAAGTAACAAAGGTACTTGTGTTCAGTGTGAATTTACTATCCCTTTTTTTCTCTAGTGCTGAGTCCTGTCCCCCATCATCCATTCCCTGTGcctaccccaccccactcccatgtGTGTGTGGGGATCTGTCTTATGTGACAAATCAAGGGGAAAGGGGGTCTGTATACTTGTGATGATTTTTATTTGTGGAGATTGGCTGTAAAGCCAGAGTCAGCTCCACAGTAGGGCACTTGAGTAACACTCCCATTTGATACCTGTGTGTTCAGATTCTCaagatttgtttaattttattcctttgtagaAGTCTGGAAGGTTGATGATCTGATAGAGAGAATCCCAGGAAGTGAAGAAGAACATTCAAGGCAAGCTATTTCTGTCAATGACAAAACCCtgattgaagagagagagaatgtatttgATAAAACATATAATATGGAAACAAGCCTTGTTCCTTCAAGCATAATATCTCATACTTGTGTCTCATGTGGAAAGAATTTAGAATCTACTTCAGAATTAATTATTAGTGATGGAAGCTATGCAAGAAAGAAACCTGATGAGTGTAGTGAATGCGGGAAGATGTATCATGGAgggaaaccctatgaatgtaatcAAAATGGGGAAAGCTATTCTCAAAATGAAGAAAGTATTCttcagaaaattaatattttggagAAACCCTTTGAATATAATGAATGCATGGAAGCCTTAGACAATGAAGCTGTTTTCCTTGCTCATAAGAGAGCTTATATAGGGGAAAAGCCCTATGAATGGAATGACTCTGGGTCAGACTTCATCCAGATGTCAAGTTTTAATGTATACCAGAGATCACAGATGGAATTGAAGCCCTTTGAATGCAGCGAATGTGGAAAATCCTTCTgtaaaaagtcaaaattaatcATACATCAAAGGGCccatacaggagagaaaccttatgaatgtaatgTTTGTGGGAAATCCTTCAGTCAAAAGGGGACTCTCACTGTCCATCGGAGATCACACTTAGAGGAGAAGCCCTATAAATGTAACGAATGTGGGAAAACCTTCTGTCAGAAGTTACATCTCACCCAACACTTGAGAACTCATTCAGGTGAGAAGCCCTAcgaatgtaatgaatgtgggaaaacctTCTGCCAGAAGACCCATCTCACCCTACACCAGAGGAATCATTCAGGAGAAAGACCCTATCCATGTAACGAATGTGGGAAATCCTTTTCCCGCAAGTCTGCCCTCAGTGACCATCAAAGAACACATACAGGAGAGAAACTttacaaatgtaatgaatgtgggaaatcctACTACCGAAAATCTACCCTCATTACACATCAGAggacacacacaggagagaaaccctatcagtgcagtgaatgtgggaagtTCTTCTCTCGAGTGTCATACCTCACTATACATTACAGAAGTCACTTagaagagaaaccctatgaatgtaacgAGTGTGGGAAAACCTTCAATTTAAATTCAGCCTTCATTAGACATCGGAAGGTACACACAGATGAGAAACCCCATGAATGTAGTGAATGCGGGAAGCTCTCTCAGTTCTCATATCTCACTGACCATCCTACAGCTCCTTTGGGAGacaaaccctatgaatgtaatgaGTGTGGGAAAATCTTCCTTGACAGTTCAACCTTCAATGGGCACCAGTCGCTTCCAAAAGGGGAGAAATCCTATGAATGTAACATctgtggaaaattattttctgagttGTCTTACTACACAATACATTACAGAAGTCATTCTGAAGAGAAACCATATgggtgcagtgaatgtgggaaaaccTTCTCCCATAATTCATCCCTCTTCAGACATCAAAGAGTGCACACAGGCGAGAAGCCCTATGAGTGTTACGAATGTGGGAAGTTCTTCTCTCAGAAGTCCTATCTTACCATCCACCACCGAATCCATTCGGGAgagaagccctatgaatgtaGTAAATGTGGGAAAGTCTTCTCTCGGATGTCAAACCTCACTGTACACTATAGAAGCCATTCAGGAgagaagccctatgaatgtaatgaatgtggaaaagtCTTTTCTCAGAAGTCATACCTCACTGTACACTATAGGACTCAttcaggagagaaaccctatgaatgtaatgaGTGTGGGAAAAAATTCCACCACAGGTCAGCCTTCAATAGCCATCAGAGAATTCACAGGAGAGGTAATGTGAATGCACTGGATGTAGAGAATCTCCTGTGAAGCCAAAACCCTCTGAGTATGACAAAATCTAATAGGGAGTTGGATGTCATTGAGAGTTCGTGTTTCTGAATGGGGAAAACCATTCAGGCATTAGATTCATCACCACCTGATTTCTCCCAGAAAGGAATCCCTAGGAATGCAAGAAGAAGCAAAGCCTTCGGCAAGGTCCTACAACCCATTGGGCACAAGATAATTTATACAGGAGTGAAACttgatgaatatttaatatttattttggaattcaAATTGTATTTACATATCAGGGAATCATACCAAGGCAAGATCTGTCAGAGTGATGAATGTGGGAAAGCATATTGTCTTGGAAATTGTTATACTAAAAGCCATATTTCTGATGTAAATTCCAGTGTTTATAGGAAAACTATCAGAAGCTATCAGCTCTGAATAAACCATTGTATAAAATGAAGTTTTGGAATCATCAGGAGTTTAAAATGAGGACAGTAGCATTAAACACATATATGGCAGTTtctatcatgtttttaaaatatggtctAACAGTAATTCTATGCAAATTTGGGGTTGAATTTTTGGGAAAAGGCAGTATTCTAATTTGAGTCTTAAGGTGGCAAAGTGTACTAATACAGGCTATATGTTTTTGGTGAGACATTTGCTAGATACCGGATAATTAAATGCATAATTTTCTATTGGGAGGCATTGATAAATGAGTTTTTAGTGAATGCCCCATCAATAAAACCTAAGCTGTGGGTTTTGTAGTGATTTCAACTACATTTGagcaaaaaagatttttaaaacactattttcATAAACTATGCATAGACGACTTGGAGTTAAGTCTGGGTCAGTAGAAGGCAGCATCCACATTGTTATCTGTAGAATACACACAGCTCTCATGCCACTCCACTTGTCTAATCAATAGGTTTAAGTGCGCAGTATGCCAATACAATGTCTTTCAGAAACgtcatctctccttttatttgaCGTGAATATTACATCATATTTTTGTGTGCACTGCCCCTCATTCCCAGTATTTTGGAACCAATACAAGTTTTTAGCAGTGTCCTTAACTCAGTGTCCTTTCTCCCCTTATTCCTCTCTGGAAGAGTTTGTCCACCATTTCCTCACATGACAGATTCATCTGAACCAATCATGATAATTCCACTCCAGTTGCCAGTAATTGTTTATATGGTCACATGACTCAGTTCTGGGCCAAGGAATATAAGGATCATTTAAAATCAAAAATTAATCACTGGACTACATCACATGGAAGCAAGTAATCTAAGATGCAAATAAGTCACGTGGTAAGGTTAACATCCATTTGTGTTCCTCATAAGCTATGAATTTGAAAAGAACTTCTCTACTTGGAtgaaaagtatttaaaactaTAAGCACCAGCATATCTAATActaaaatattgaaagttttCTCCAggttgcaaaaatgaaaaaaagattaaaaagggtATTCCTGTCACTAATTATATTCAGTATTCTGCAAAAGGACCTAGCCAGGagaataagggaagaaaaatagttaaacagtAAGGattagaaagaagtaaaacttttattttcatttgacgTGATTTTGTACATTGAAAGTTCTGAGGAATGCACAGATAgttagaattaataaatttagCAAGGTCCCTGCATACAAGCTTatgcaaaaatagttttttaGTATGGCAGCagtgaacataaaaaaaatgaatatcttaAAAGCAATGCCACTTACAGTAGCATCAAAATCCTCAAGTGCCTCGAGGGAAAATGACCTAACaccatatttttaagaattgtgtCCAGAAAAATAATTCGCAGAACTCAAGAGAGACATATCTAGTTCATGACCTCCAGCACGGTCTTAAAAAGATAccaattttccccaaaattaatTCATATGTTCAGAGCAATCTTAAAAGTCTTAGTAAGTTAATCAAAAGTAAGCTAActctaaaattcaaatgaaaattcagaAGACCAGTAATAGTCCAGGCTATTTTCTGGAATAGGTGGAGTGAAAACTTACATTGCCAGATATCAAGGAAGGCCTGTCCTAAAGCTGCAGAAGTTATAATTGTGTGGTATTGGTACAGAGATAAATTGACTATTGGGACAGAATAAAGATTCCAGAAACACCCATATATAATACAGTCACTTGGTTTTTGATGAAGATGATAATGCAGTGTAATGGGAAAGGTGCTGTTTAATAGAAAAAATGGATTGAGATGGATTACAGATCTGAATATGGCATGTAAAATAAAGCTTTCAGAAGAAAACTTAGGCTGTATGTAACCTTATAGTAAGGTAATTTTTcttaagcccccccccccccatcactaaagtataaaataaaaccagttagtttggatatattaattttttgtttgtcaAAAGGACCCCATTAAGAAAGCAAATAGGCAAGAAACAGGGAGAAGGTACTTGCACCTCATGTATCTGACAGCAGACTTGAGTGTAGAGGAGGAGTTGGTGATCATTTTTGGAAGGGGCCAGATAGTAAGTACTTGGGACTTGTGAGCTAGGTAGTCTCTGTGAACATGtctgtttcaataaaactttattcacaaacaCAGGCAACAGTCTGGATTTGGCCTGAAGGCCACAGTTTCCAGCCCTGGatctaaaaattgaaaaagaacaattacaaatcaacaagaaaaaaatagaaaatgggcaaaagattggGACATCCACTTAACAAAAGAGAATATCCAGATGGCCAGTAAACACAAAAAGGTATGTTATTTTTgttagtaatcagggaaatgcaaatttaaaacacTATGGGGTACTACCACCCGCCCACTGATACggttaaaatgaaaatcatgaaaaagaagttttggcaaggatgtaaGCAGCAGGAAGCCTACCCTACTGGAGGTATTGCCAACTAGTTTGACCATTTTGGAAAGCTGGCACTTTGAACGTGCATATACCCTTTTAACACAAACCTAGCAGATAGGTGCACATATATCAACCAAGGGACATGCTAGAATATTCATGGCATAAAACTGCACAGACCAGAATTCTCCGAAGGCATGCATGCTGTAGAATGAATGAACCTAAGTGGTATGTTTCATTGCAGAAGACTACATACAGAGTGTTGAGAACAAGTGAACCGTAAGTATTTGCAGTGATAGCTCAGTTTCACAGAGACGAATGAtggaagccagacacagaagcaTCCACACTGCATGACTCTATGTAACATATAAGAAGATAAAAACTTGTCTTTACAGTTAGAAATCAGGATAGCAGCCAGCTGTGGAGAAGACTGAAAGAGGGTATTTATCTGGTGCTGGTAATACTGTTCCTAAATCTGGGTGCTGAATATCTGAGTGTTCTGTACACTTAAGATATGTCTTTTTCtgcatgtatattttaaaatcctgcaTCATTTTGTGCAGGAAATATTCTTTAGAGTAGTTTTAATGGCAACTACAgagatttccttcactgtgacCTTAAAGcttaatataaagtatattttaagtaaaatatttgaaaaggtgACAGGGCCATTACATATTTTGTCATCCTATCCTTTTGCATATATAAATGGGTCTGAACTGCCTCTTCCAATAAAGAACTAATgtgtgtaaatattttatattctctcaAATGATTTTTCACATTCTGAATTTGGGATGCGCCTTCTGCATTACCGTCATAGAGAGGACTTGCTTGGAGGTAAATACAGTAATGATGAGGTCTTTGAATCGATGGGAAGTAGtacttctgtttcctttgggCAAATGTGAGATACTCCAATAACAGCACAGGTGTTTGTGAAAGAATCAGCCCAAGCTTTGTGTCATAAAGAGCgcagggtggggtagggtgggaagACTGCTGGCTGAGCTCAGGGGCACAGCAAGGGTGAAGGACCACAGGATGGAGTGGACTGTGTGCACTTGATTTGATTTCCTCTTTCTCATACTAGGCAAAGCTTGAAGTTTAAACAGATTAATGACTTGCTAAAGGAGCAGATTGGGGCTTGGTGGTGTGCTCCCCCACACCAGCTGCCTGTTTGTTCTCTCCATCTGCTAGGCTTAACCACTAGGCATGTTAAGGGGAGTCAGGCACAGCCATGGCTCCCCTTCCATACCAGCCTGAGCCTGCCTCTTTCATCATGGGTTTGCCTCCTCCATCCCCATATTTACTACTGCTCAACTTGGCATCAGTAAACTTTTcagatttttccccctaaagtcTCTTAAATACACCAGATGTTAACGCTAGACCTCTTATACTTGAGGGTGAAATGACCCGCTGCTCTTCACTGCAT
The genomic region above belongs to Vulpes lagopus strain Blue_001 chromosome 3, ASM1834538v1, whole genome shotgun sequence and contains:
- the RBAK gene encoding RB-associated KRAB zinc finger protein, coding for MPLQGPVSFRDVAVDFTQEEWQQLEPDEKTTYRDVMLENYSHLVSVGYDSTKPKVILKLEQGEEPWVAEGELPCQSHLEVWKVDDLIERIPGSEEEHSRQAISVNDKTLIEERENVFDKTYNMETSLVPSSIISHTCVSCGKNLESTSELIISDGSYARKKPDECSECGKMYHGGKPYECNQNGESYSQNEESILQKINILEKPFEYNECMEALDNEAVFLAHKRAYIGEKPYEWNDSGSDFIQMSSFNVYQRSQMELKPFECSECGKSFCKKSKLIIHQRAHTGEKPYECNVCGKSFSQKGTLTVHRRSHLEEKPYKCNECGKTFCQKLHLTQHLRTHSGEKPYECNECGKTFCQKTHLTLHQRNHSGERPYPCNECGKSFSRKSALSDHQRTHTGEKLYKCNECGKSYYRKSTLITHQRTHTGEKPYQCSECGKFFSRVSYLTIHYRSHLEEKPYECNECGKTFNLNSAFIRHRKVHTDEKPHECSECGKLSQFSYLTDHPTAPLGDKPYECNECGKIFLDSSTFNGHQSLPKGEKSYECNICGKLFSELSYYTIHYRSHSEEKPYGCSECGKTFSHNSSLFRHQRVHTGEKPYECYECGKFFSQKSYLTIHHRIHSGEKPYECSKCGKVFSRMSNLTVHYRSHSGEKPYECNECGKVFSQKSYLTVHYRTHSGEKPYECNECGKKFHHRSAFNSHQRIHRRGNVNALDVENLL